A stretch of Astatotilapia calliptera unplaced genomic scaffold, fAstCal1.2 U_scaffold_25, whole genome shotgun sequence DNA encodes these proteins:
- the LOC113017877 gene encoding ladderlectin-like, with the protein MSSGCPHRWSHFNHRCFVYVPRSMSWGQAERNCKSMGGHLASVHSSNEYRYIQKLTSDHDYMQTWIGGTYEFEEKVWLWSDGSSFHYTHWCPGQPSGGNQNCLQINYTPSKCWDDLECGLHRPSVCAKKKSTLLG; encoded by the exons ATGTCCTCTGGTTGTCCTCATCGTTGGTCTCATTTCAATCATCGCTGTTTTGTCTACGTTCCAAGATCCATGAGTTGGGGTCAAGCTGAG AGAAACTGCAAGTCAATGGGTGGACACCTTGCATCTGTGCACAGCAGCAACGAGTACCGTTACATTCAGAAGCTCACTAGTGATCATGACTACATGCAAACTTGGATTGGAGGAACTTATGAATTCGAG GAAAAAGTTTGGCTGTGGAGTGATGGGAGCTCTTTTCACTATACACACTGGTGCCCAGGACAGCCTAGTGGTGGCAACCAGAATTGTCTCCAGATAAATTATACCC CTTCCAAGTGTTGGGATGATCTGGAGTGTGGCTTACATCGGCCATCTGTCTGTGCCAAGAAAAAATCAACACTCCTCGGCTGA